One genomic window of Medicago truncatula cultivar Jemalong A17 chromosome 1, MtrunA17r5.0-ANR, whole genome shotgun sequence includes the following:
- the LOC11413088 gene encoding esterase: MMMLTHLDDKIATPNHIFAQNASIVNGSGNECNFPAIFNFGDSNSDTGGMAAAFVQPPTPYGETYFNRPTGRSSDGRLIIDFIADSFGLPFLSAYLDSLGANYSHGGNFATASSTIKLTPIILPQLNGQSPFLLGIQYAQFAQFKVRTQFIKQQGGVFATLMPKKEYFHKALYTIDIGQNDLGGGFYRVMTIQQVTADVPEIVKIFKINVKALYNLGARSFWIHNTGPIGCLPYISLKFIFAERDQYGCAKQYNEVAQHFNLKLKEALDQLREELPQAAITYVDIYSVKYSLFSNSAKYGFEQPLVTCCGFGGEYNYSTTVGCGQTIEVNGSQILVVPCENRPKRVVWDGIHYTEAANKFIFDQISTGAFSDPPIPLNMACHRTSI, from the exons atgatgatgttaacGCATCTTGATGACAAGATTGCTACTCCAAATCATATATTCGCCCAAAATG CTTCCATAGTGAATGGAAGTGGCAATGAGTGCAATTTCCCAGCCATATTTAACTTTGGTGATTCAAACTCTGATACTGGTGGCATGGCTGCTGCCTTTGTACAACCACCAACACCTTATGGGGAGACTTATTTCAATAGACCTACTGGAAGGTCCTCTGATGGCAGATTAATCATTGATTTCATTG CTGATAGTTTTGGACTCCCATTTCTAAGTGCATATCTTGATTCTTTGGGGGCTAACTACTCACATGGAGGAAACTTTGCAACGGCATCATCAACAATCAAACTCACGCCTATTATTTTACCTCAGTTGAATGGACAAAGCCCATTCTTACTTGGTATTCAGTATGCTCAATTTGCACAATTCAAAGTTAGGACACAATTTATTAAACAGCAAG GAGGCGTGTTTGCAACCTTGATGCCCAAAAAAGAGTATTTTCATAAAGCCCTCTACACAATTGATATTGGTCAAAATGATCTTGGTGGTGGCTTCTATCGAGTCATGACTATACAACAAGTGACTGCTGATGTGCCTGAAAtagttaaaattttcaaaataaatgttaag GCATTATACAATTTGGGGGCTAGATCATTTTGGATACACAACACAGGACCCATTGGTTGTCTTCCTTATATTTCCTTGAAATTTATATTTGCTGAAAGGGATCAATATGGTTGTGCAAAGCAATATAATGAAGTAGCTCAACATTTTAACCTAAAGTTGAAGGAAGCTTTGGACCAACTTCGTGAGGAACTTCCTCAAGCTGCAATCACATATGTAGATATCTACTCAGTCAAATACTCTCTTTTTAGTAACTCTGCAAAATATG GGTTTGAGCAGCCACTGGTTACATGTTGTGGTTTTGGAGGGGAGTACAACTACAGCACTACTGTAGGATGTGGACAAACTATAGAGGTCAATGGATCTCAAATATTAGTAGTTCCTTGTGAAAATCGACCTAAAAGAGTAGTTTGGGATGGAATTCACTACACTGAAGCAGCTAACAAATTTATCTTTGATCAAATTTCTACTGGGGCTTTCTCAGATCCTCCCATTCCATTGAACATGGCATGTCATAGAACTTCCATCTAA
- the LOC11409240 gene encoding UDP-galactose transporter 1 encodes MEEGLVCQWSVVRSLLAILQWWAFNVTVIIMNKWIFQKLDFKFPLSVSCIHFICSAIGAYVVIKVLKLKPLISVDPQDRWRRIFPMSFVFCINIVLGNVSLRYIPVSFMQTIKSFTPATTVVLQWLVWRKYFDWRIWASLVPIVGGILLTSITELSFNMFGFCAALFGCLATSTKTILAEALLHGYKFDSINTVYHMAPFATLIMVFPALLLEGNGILEWFSIHPYPWAAMIIIFSSGVLAFCLNFSIFYVIHSTTAVTFNVAGNLKVAVAVLISWLIFRNPISYMNAVGCAITLVGCTFYGYVRNMISQQPAVPGTPRTPRTPRSKMELLPLVNDKLDDKV; translated from the exons ATGGAAGAAGGCCTAGTTTGCCAGTGGAGCGTGGTTAGATCTCTTTTGGCAATTCTTCAATGGTGGGCTTTCAATGTCACTGTCATTATCATGAACAAATGGATCTTTCAG AAATTGGATTTCAAGTTTCCCCTATCGGTATCCTGTATCCACTTTATCTGCTCAGCCATTGGAGCATATGTGGTAATTAAAGTGCTGAAGCTTAAACCACTCATATCTGTTGACCCTCAAGATCGCTGGAGAAGAATCTTTCCTATGTCATTTGTGTTCTGTATTAATATAGTTTTGGGGAATGTGAGCCTACGCTACATACCAGTTTCTTTTATGCAAACAATAAAGTCATTCACTCCTGCAACAACAG TTGTTTTGCAGTGGCTAGTATGGAGAAAATATTTTGACTGGCGTATTTGGGCTTCTCTCGTACCCATTGTTGGAGGAATTCTTCTGACATCTATTACAGAGCTTAGTTTTAACATGTTCGGATTTTGTGCTGCCTTATTTGGCTGTTTGGCTACTTCTACAAAGACTATCCTTGCAGAGGCTCTGTTGCATGGTTACAAATTTGACAG CATAAATACAGTTTATCACATGGCACCTTTTGCAACCTTGATCATGGTGTTTCCTGCTTTGTTACTTGAAGGCAATGGAATCCTTGAGTGGTTCAGTATCCATCCTTATCCTTGGGCGGCCATGATCATTATTTTCAGCTCTGGTGTTTTGGCATTCTGCCttaatttctctattttttatgtgattCATTCCACCACGGCtgtaacatttaatgttgctgGAAACCTGAAG GTTGCAGTCGCCGTCCTCATTTCTTGGCTGATATTTAGGAATCCAATTTCATATATGAATGCGGTTGGATGTGCCATAACTCTTGTTGGATGTACATTCTATGGTTATGTTAGGAACATGATCTCCCAACAACCAGCAGTTCCGGGAACTCCTCGGACACCCAGGACGCCTAGGAGTAAGATGGAGTTGCTTCCGCTTGTAAATGATAAATTAGATGACAAGGTCTAA